A region from the Triticum urartu cultivar G1812 chromosome 1, Tu2.1, whole genome shotgun sequence genome encodes:
- the LOC125531605 gene encoding protein PLASTID TRANSCRIPTIONALLY ACTIVE 14-like, whose amino-acid sequence MATPVASPLLLPSPAPLPAPTFPPRRLTSIRRLLLTSPPHAGRPRLRDPPPAPVEEAAAAAVEEYEAPPLRLLDPPQEEEPYPDEMEAADPDFYRIGYARMMRAYGVEFLEGPDGMGVYASRDVDPLRRARVIMEIPLELMLTITKNHPWMFFPDIIPLGHPIFDIIESTNPETDWDLRLACLLLYAFDVENNFWQLYGDFLPSGDECTSLLLAPKEDLMELEDEDLSSEMLKRQQRAVDFWQKHWHKAIPLKLKRLAPDHERFLWALSIVQSRSFNLNMRMGAFIQDANVLAPYADMLNHSPDANCFLHWRFKDRMLEVMIKAGHAIKKGDEMTIDYMSAVNSTLMQRYGFSSPTNPWEHINFSSPAKIHLDSFLSVFNIAGLHDELYHNVALTSGESTFVDGGVVAAARTLPTWSDGDLPAIPSVERKSAQALQEECRKMVESFSTTIQQDEEILDSDEPMRKTREIAIKYRLHRKLLLQKIIDSLEIYQDRILF is encoded by the exons ATGGCGACCCCCGTCGcctcccctctcctcctcccctccccGGCCCCCCTTCCGGCCCCAACCTTCCCGCCCCGCCGCCTCACCTCCATCCGTCGCCTCCTCCTCACCTCCCCCCCGCACGCCGGCCGCCCGCGCCTCCGCGACCCGCCGCCGGCGCCGGTggaggaggccgccgccgccgccgtggagGAGTACGAGGCGCCTCCGCTCAGGCTCCTCGACCCGCCGCAGGAGGAAGAGCCCTACCCGGATGAG ATGGAGGCGGCCGACCCGGACTTCTACCGGATCGGGTACGCCCGGATGATGCGCGCCTACGGGGTCGAGTTCCTCGAGGGCCCCGACGGCATGGGCGTCTACGCCTCCCGGGACGTCGACCCGCTCCGCCGAGCCAGG GTGATAATGGAGATTCCATTGGAGCTCATGCTGACTATAACTAAAAATCATCCTTGGATGTTCTTTCCTGACATTATCCCACTAGGACATCCTATATTCGATATTATCGAGTCAACAAATCCCGAG ACAGATTGGGATTTAAGATTAGCCTGCCTTCTTCTCTATGCATTTGATGTAGAAAACAACTTTTGGCAGTTATACGGTGATTTTTTGCCTAGTGGTGATGAATGCACCAGCCTGCTTCTGGCACCGAAG GAGGATCTAATGGAACtggaagacgaagatctgtcctcAGAGATGTTAAAACGCCAGCAGCGAGCAGTTGATTTTTGGCAGAAACACTGG CACAAAGCAATCCCTCTCAAGCTAAAGCGGCTTGCCCCTGACCACGAGAGATTTCTCTGGGCATTGAGCATTGTTCAGTCTCGCTCTTTCAACTTGAATATGAGAATGGGAGCTTTCATTCAAGATGCAAATGTCCTAGCTCCTTATGCCG ATATGCTGAATCACTCACCTGATGCTAACTGTTTCCTGCATTGGCGTTTCAAAGATCGAATGCTTGAAGTTATGATTAAGGCGGGGCATGCTATCAAAAAAGGAGATGAG ATGACAATCGATTATATGAGTGCGGTGAACAGCACGTTGATGCAAAGATATGGCTTCTCATCACCAACG AATCCCTGGGAACATATAAACTTCTCGAGCCCTGCCAAGATCCACCTGGATTCTTTCCTGTCAGTCTTCAACATAGCTGGCCTGCACGACGAGCTGTACCACAACG TTGCATTGACATCGGGAGAAAGCACCTTTGTTGACGGAGGAGTGGTGGCAGCAGCAAGAACTCTGCCGACATGGTCGGACGGTGACCTTCCTGCCATACCGAGCGTGGAGAGAAAATCCGCTCAGGCGTTGCAGGAGGAGTGCCGGAAGATGGTGGAGTCTTTCTCGACCACGATCCAACAGGACGAGGAGATCCTAG ATTCCGACGAGCCTATGAGGAAAACACGCGAAATCGCGATCAA GTACCGGCTGCACCGGAAGCTGCTCTTGCAGAAGATCATCGACTCGCTGGAGATCTACCAGGATCGGATTCTGTTCTAG